In Cucurbita pepo subsp. pepo cultivar mu-cu-16 chromosome LG04, ASM280686v2, whole genome shotgun sequence, the following are encoded in one genomic region:
- the LOC111793368 gene encoding uncharacterized protein LOC111793368 → MEDSRKLLRRSVYSFLQNYQFFTSIAAVLAFPYAISVLLSQTVLPSSSLFSSAFDHFRALFDAAGFPISSKFFSILIQKLSQTVVSSIYSLPFSLTFLLISKACVIQALNQQKPSLEPSFSSIMSLFNPLLVTHVCNSFVFVSVNATVFFLLFFAFNCLQGFGFFSPNWIMWVSVFGAFLYSIAIAKAIIICNLASVLSGMERKGGFMSILKAWVLIQGRSATALLVALPFNMGMAGIEALFQYRIVGGYHSRERLGVWMVVEGMFVAYLYSVFVVLDAIVNTMFFKSYRMGYGMCLERKRCVCCWMDVGEKESEGGWPPLEGP, encoded by the coding sequence ATGGAGGATTCAAGAAAGCTCCTCAGAAGATCGGTGTACAGTTTTCTTCAGAATTATCAGTTCTTCACCTCAATTGCGGCTGTTCTTGCGTTTCCGTATGCAATCTCTGTTCTTCTTTCACAAActgttcttccttcttcttctcttttttcctctgCTTTTGATCATTTCAGGGCTCTGTTTGATGCTGCTGGGTTCCCCATATCTTCAAAATTCTTCTCAATTCTCATTCAGAAGCTCTCTCAAACGGTTGTTTCGTCCATTTATTCTCTACCCTTTTCCCTGactttccttttgatttcaAAAGCCTGTGTAATTCAAGCTTTGAATCAGCAGAAACCCAGTTTGGAGCCGTCTTTTTCTTCGATTATGTCGCTTTTCAATCCCCTCCTTGTGACCCATGTCTGCAATTCGTTCGTCTTCGTCTCTGTCAATGCAACAGTGTTTTTCCTGCTGTTTTTCGCCTTCAATTGCCTCCAGGGATTTGGGTTCTTCTCCCCCAATTGGATCATGTGGGTATCAGTTTTTGGGGCTTTTTTGTATTCAATAGCGATTGCTAAAGCCATCATAATCTGTAATTTGGCATCGGTGTTGTCGGGGATGGAGAGGAAAGGAGGATTCATGTCGATTCTTAAGGCTTGGGTTTTGATTCAGGGGAGAAGCGCGACGGCGCTGTTGGTGGCGCTGCCTTTCAATATGGGTATGGCAGGCATTGAAGCTCTGTTCCAGTACAGAATAGTGGGAGGTTACCATTCAAGGGAGAGATTGGGAGTTTGGATGGTGGTGGAAGGAATGTTTGTGGCGTATTTGTACTCTGTTTTTGTGGTACTTGACGCCATTGTTAACACCATGTTCTTCAAAAGTTACAGAATGGGTTATGGAATGTGTCTGGAAAGGAAGAGGTGTGTTTGTTGTTGGATGGATGTTGGTGAGAAGGAGAGTGAAGGTGGGTGGCCTCCATTGGAAGGGCCTTGA